The following coding sequences are from one Culex quinquefasciatus strain JHB chromosome 1, VPISU_Cqui_1.0_pri_paternal, whole genome shotgun sequence window:
- the LOC6044851 gene encoding golgin-45 isoform X1, with amino-acid sequence MDTAAARTQGDGMEHDALTSTTTTQPQQQQRPLNLPINFDLERLLPHSGSNPVYRPTELVTTTGGASLRPTVPKGKIFALVPKLVQTHRTGGLKNREPRFVPFEPYKGAVNPIIPFKNNENRVKVGPDRNNLDLNVLVSQMSTMTSKELLKGEVVAKQEFDNEKQKYEKQIEDLRKERDYFQSQLKFQAQVNSELKNLLVAAVGEDLQTKVNVLTEDKLHLARKLLNSAENLSSDREQIEFLAGQSEVWRSKFLASSLMVEELARWKTSLLQKNALLLSSNKEMLELTAKARELQIDILKNLKFLSNQKDLTLPSANLLDLTAESVNISQRLVLAHSALGMPEPLELTGLDPSCEGEKMAVRALQHSNEPLMSTDDAFRAIVGQAFPSIAQMRQHAAEQGDFELVEKPVAAE; translated from the exons atggaCACAG CAGCAGCTCGGACGCAAGGCGATGGCATGGAACACGACGCACTgacctcgacgacgacgacccaaccgcagcagcagcaacgtcCCCTGAATCTTCCCATCAACTTTGACCTGGAACGCCTGCTACCTCACTCCGGATCGAATCCGGTGTACCGTCCAACGGAGCTGGTCACCACGACGGGCGGTGCCTCGCTGCGGCCAACCGTGCCCAAAGGGAAGATCTTCGCGCTGGTTCCGAAGCTGGTGCAAACACACCGCACGGGTGGCCTCAAAAATCGCGAGCCGCGCTTCGTCCCGTTCGAGCCGTACAAGGGCGCCGTCAATCCGATTATTCCGTTTAAAAACAACGAAAACCGGGTCAAGGTCGGACCGGATCGGAACAACCTGGACCTGAACGTGCTCGTTTCGCAAATGTCCACCATGACGAGCAAGGAGCTGCTGAAGGGCGAGGTCGTGGCCAAGCAGGAGTTTGACAACGAGAAGCAAAAGTACGAAAAGCAAATCGAAGATTTGCGCAAGGAACGCGACTACTTCCAGAGTCAGCTCAAGTTTCAAGCGCAGGTCAATTCGGAACTCAAAAATCTACTCGTCGCCGCCGTCGGCGAAGATTTGCAAACCAAGGTGAACGTCCTAACCGAGGACAAGCTGCACCTGGCGCGAAAGTTGCTCAATTCCGCCGAAAATCTCTCCTCAGACCGTGAACAGATCGAATTTCTCGCCGGTCAAAGCGAAGTCTGGCGCAGCAAGTTCCTCGCCAGCAGCCTCATGGTCGAAGAGCTCGCCCGGTGGAAAACGAGCCTCCTCCAGAAGAACGCCCTTCTCCTCTCCTCCAACAAGGAAATGCTCGAGCTGACCGCCAAAGCGCGCGAACTCCAGATCGACATCCTCAAAAACCTCAAGTTCCTCTCGAACCAAAAAGACCTCACCCTTCCTTCCGCCAATCTGCTCGACCTTACCGCCGAAAGTGTCAACATCTCGCAGCGGCTCGTGCTCGCCCACTCGGCGCTCGGCATGCCGGAACCGCTGGAACTCACCGGCCTCGATCCAAGCTGCGAGGGCGAAAAGATGGCCGTCCGCGCGCTGCAGCACTCGAACGAACCGCTCATGAGCACCGACGATGCGTTCCGTGCCATCGTCGGCCAGGCGTTTCCGTCGATCGCCCAGATGAGGCAGCACGCGGCCGAGCAGGGGGATTTTGAGCTGGTCGAGAAGCCGGTGGCAGCTGagtga
- the LOC119769480 gene encoding uncharacterized protein LOC119769480 has translation MRPLEGCGHWNQPAAECEGLRSDLSYVLMVTRCCRSSWWAWRSYFRRTNSPLQQHPARAPLVAKKISPEDFPNNKTASAVAVFLKLLLVLLFCPIVDYWSRRNCNCSCRLRRVTPSYQTHLTVSAPAVTRLARSKT, from the exons ATGCGCCCGCTGGAGGGTTGTGGCCACTGGAACCAGCCAGCTGCGGAATGTGAAGGCCTAAGGTCGGACCTGTCCTATGTGCTGATGGTGACACGATGCTGTCGGTCTAGCTGGTGGGCCTGGAGATCGTACTTTCGACGG ACAAATTCACCGCTTCAACAACACCCAGCGAGGGCACCGCTAGTGGCTAAGAAAATTTCACCCGAAGACTTTCCAAACAACAAAACAGCATCAGCAGTTGCTGTCTTTCTAAAGTTGCTGCTTGTCCTTCTATTTTGCCCAATCGTGGATTATTGGTCGCGGCGTAATTGTAATTGCTCGTGCCGCCTCCGGAGAGTGACGCCGTCGTACCAAACGCACCTGACGGTGTCGGCGCCAGCAGTAACGCGGCTTGCCCGTTCGAAAACATGA
- the LOC119769478 gene encoding uncharacterized protein LOC119769478 has product MTKCFVPLFPKHQIRHEPKTKRSPDGKVSLRARESNTNRTHPGGADSSESTETSKITENKDKTIPFQDGANTSWEPKVKRVRIGADSSECGQEKSEASEDAENLKKTDADHNTSGRQKISFNRIPTDKWVRRRWLKWLGQYYFINTKNVFVCSDHFTPDCFRTPVGEKARKRLKCSAISSIRTPSKTFTRLREPLESNSNKCNIICHNESSTSRSKTGCSSDDSGISLDVSTAADVYSNPESDIIHSLQCRIAQLKEENAQLKREVENRLDEKQFSEKIKSILSPFFAENQVDKLTGTKKRELDT; this is encoded by the exons ATGACGAAGTGCTTCGTACCACTTTTCCCAAAGCACCAGATTCGGCACGAACCCAAGACGAAACGCAGCCCAGATGGCAAGGTATCCTTGCGGGCCCGGGAGTCCAACACAAACCGGACCCACCCTGGTGGAGCGGACTCTTCCGAATCGACGGAAACGAGCAAGATCACCGAGAACAAAGACAAAACGATTCCGTTTCAGGACGGTGCAAATACTTCCTGGGAACCGAAAGTCAAACGGGTCAGAATCGGCGCGGACTCTTCCGAATGCGGTCAAGAAAAATCGGAAGCGAGCGAAGATGCAGAGAACTTGAAGAAGACGGATGCAGACCATAACACTTCCGGGAGGCAGAAAATCTCGTTTAACCGGATCCCAACCGACAAGTGGGTTAGACGGAGATGGTTGAAATGGCTAGGACAATACTATTTTATTAATACCAAAAACGTGTTTGTGTGCTCCGATCATTTCACACCGGATTGTTTTCGAACCCCTGTCGGAGAAAAGGCCCGGAAACGGTTGAAATGTAGTG CTATTTCCAGCATCCGAACGCCGTCCAAGACCTTCACCCGACTCCGCGAACCGTTAGAATCAAATTCGAACAAGTGCAATATTATTTGCCACAATGAATCTAGCACCAGTCGAAGTAAAACCGGATGCAGCTCTGATGATTCTGGAATTTCGCTGGATGTGTCGACGGCGGCAGATGTGTATTCGAACCCGGAAAGTGATATCATCCATTCACTACAGTGCCGAATTGCACAGCTGAAAGAAGAGAATGCCCAATTAAAGCGTGAAGTTGAAAATCGTCTAGATGAGAAGCAATTTTCGGAGAAAATTAAGAGTATTCTCTCGCCTTTCTTCGCGGAAAATCAGGTGGACAAGTTAACGGGCACAAAAAAGCGTGAATTGGACACATGA
- the LOC6044851 gene encoding golgin-45 isoform X2: MDTAARTQGDGMEHDALTSTTTTQPQQQQRPLNLPINFDLERLLPHSGSNPVYRPTELVTTTGGASLRPTVPKGKIFALVPKLVQTHRTGGLKNREPRFVPFEPYKGAVNPIIPFKNNENRVKVGPDRNNLDLNVLVSQMSTMTSKELLKGEVVAKQEFDNEKQKYEKQIEDLRKERDYFQSQLKFQAQVNSELKNLLVAAVGEDLQTKVNVLTEDKLHLARKLLNSAENLSSDREQIEFLAGQSEVWRSKFLASSLMVEELARWKTSLLQKNALLLSSNKEMLELTAKARELQIDILKNLKFLSNQKDLTLPSANLLDLTAESVNISQRLVLAHSALGMPEPLELTGLDPSCEGEKMAVRALQHSNEPLMSTDDAFRAIVGQAFPSIAQMRQHAAEQGDFELVEKPVAAE, from the exons atggaCACAG CAGCTCGGACGCAAGGCGATGGCATGGAACACGACGCACTgacctcgacgacgacgacccaaccgcagcagcagcaacgtcCCCTGAATCTTCCCATCAACTTTGACCTGGAACGCCTGCTACCTCACTCCGGATCGAATCCGGTGTACCGTCCAACGGAGCTGGTCACCACGACGGGCGGTGCCTCGCTGCGGCCAACCGTGCCCAAAGGGAAGATCTTCGCGCTGGTTCCGAAGCTGGTGCAAACACACCGCACGGGTGGCCTCAAAAATCGCGAGCCGCGCTTCGTCCCGTTCGAGCCGTACAAGGGCGCCGTCAATCCGATTATTCCGTTTAAAAACAACGAAAACCGGGTCAAGGTCGGACCGGATCGGAACAACCTGGACCTGAACGTGCTCGTTTCGCAAATGTCCACCATGACGAGCAAGGAGCTGCTGAAGGGCGAGGTCGTGGCCAAGCAGGAGTTTGACAACGAGAAGCAAAAGTACGAAAAGCAAATCGAAGATTTGCGCAAGGAACGCGACTACTTCCAGAGTCAGCTCAAGTTTCAAGCGCAGGTCAATTCGGAACTCAAAAATCTACTCGTCGCCGCCGTCGGCGAAGATTTGCAAACCAAGGTGAACGTCCTAACCGAGGACAAGCTGCACCTGGCGCGAAAGTTGCTCAATTCCGCCGAAAATCTCTCCTCAGACCGTGAACAGATCGAATTTCTCGCCGGTCAAAGCGAAGTCTGGCGCAGCAAGTTCCTCGCCAGCAGCCTCATGGTCGAAGAGCTCGCCCGGTGGAAAACGAGCCTCCTCCAGAAGAACGCCCTTCTCCTCTCCTCCAACAAGGAAATGCTCGAGCTGACCGCCAAAGCGCGCGAACTCCAGATCGACATCCTCAAAAACCTCAAGTTCCTCTCGAACCAAAAAGACCTCACCCTTCCTTCCGCCAATCTGCTCGACCTTACCGCCGAAAGTGTCAACATCTCGCAGCGGCTCGTGCTCGCCCACTCGGCGCTCGGCATGCCGGAACCGCTGGAACTCACCGGCCTCGATCCAAGCTGCGAGGGCGAAAAGATGGCCGTCCGCGCGCTGCAGCACTCGAACGAACCGCTCATGAGCACCGACGATGCGTTCCGTGCCATCGTCGGCCAGGCGTTTCCGTCGATCGCCCAGATGAGGCAGCACGCGGCCGAGCAGGGGGATTTTGAGCTGGTCGAGAAGCCGGTGGCAGCTGagtga
- the LOC6044852 gene encoding 3-hydroxyisobutyryl-CoA hydrolase, mitochondrial: protein MLTRNLPRTVPSALFRAMSSSADRTVLCEEFGPDKGVITLNRLKALNAINLDMVRQIYGAMRSWQGQKNLVIVKGAGEKSFCAGGDVRSLVEAGPVPESRNFFREEYNLNALIGSYKPDYVAMIDGITMGGGVGLSVHGKYRVATERTMFAMPETAIGLFPDVGGGYFLPRLDGKLGLYLGLTGFRLKGKDVAKAGIATHYVESKNLEALEKELLASKNSSDVAATLDKFNVQDSSEFVLAKNLKQINACFSGPTVESILAALEADGSEWAQSTLKTLAKMSPLSMKVTKKQLDLGRTMDLRSCLRMEFRMAVHCLIDSDFKEGVRALLIDRDQSPKWKPTTLGEVTEQQVDRFFGALPDGDELLFEDEVKANM from the exons ATG TTAACCCGAAACCTGCCGCGAACCGTTCCGTCGGCCCTGTTCCGAGCCATGTCTTCTTCCGCGGATCGCACCGTCCTCTGCGAGGAGTTTGGCCCGGACAAGGGCGTCATCACGCTGAACCGCCTCAAGGCGCTGAACGCCATCAACCTGGACATGGTGCGGCAAATCTACGGCGCGATGCGGTCCTGGCAGGGCCAGAAGAACCTGGTCATCGTGAAGGGCGCCGGGGAGAAGTCGTTCTGCGCCGGTGGGGACGTCCGCTCGCTCGTGGAAGCCGGCCCCGTTCCGGAGTCGAGGAACTTCTTCCGCGAGGAGTACAATTTGAACGCGCTGATCGGGTCCTACAAGCCGGATTACGTGGCCATGATCGACGGGATCACGATGGggggcggggttgggttgtccGTGCACGGCAAGTACCGCGTGGCCACGGAGCGAACGATGTTCGCGATGCCCGAGACCGCGATCGGCCTGTTTCCGGACGTCGGCGGCGGTTACTTTTTGCCTCGTCTCGACGGCAAACTTGGCCTCTACCTAGGCCTGACGGGATTCCGCCTTAAAGGCAAGGACGTGGCCAAGGCTGGCATCGCGACGCACTACGTCGAGAGCAAGAATCTGGAAGCGCTCGAGAAGGAACTGCTCGCGAGTAAAAACAGCTCGGACGTTGCCGCAACCCTGGACAAATTCAACGTCCAAGATAGTTCCGAGTTTGTGCTGGCGAAAAACCTCAAACAAATCAACGCGTGCTTCAGCGGTCCCACGGTGGAATCGATCCTGGCGGCGCTCGAAGCGGACGGCAGCGAGTGGGCTCAGTCGACGCTGAAAACCCTCGCCAAAATGTCCCCGCTGTCGATGAAGGTCACCAAGAAGCAACTCGACCTGGGTCGCACCATGGACCTGCGAAGCTGTCTGAGGATGGAGTTCCGGATGGCCGTCCACTGCCTCATCGATAGTGACTTCAAGGAGGGCGTGCGAGCGCTGTTGATTGACCGTGATCAGAGTCCCAAGTGGAAGCCGACCACGCTGGGCGAGGTGACGGAGCAGCAGGTTGATCGGTTCTTTGGCGCGCTGCCCGACGGCGACGAGCTGCTGTTTGAGGATGAGGTGAAGGCTAATATGTAA